The Candidatus Cloacimonas sp. genome contains the following window.
CCTAAATCCGATTCAATATATTGCAGCTAACGAAGAGATCAAGATATGTAAAAATATGGAAGTGGAAATTTCTATCAAAGATAGGCCTGGAATCAACGAAATACCAGCATATAACGGATATTCTTATGCGTTTACCAATATTTATGAATCAATGATCAGTAATTTTGCCTATTATCGCAATGCCGTGATGGCACCTCAACCAGCCAGAATATTATTGATTTACGGCAACAATACGGATTCAATATTTTTGGCAAAGCTAAACGAGTATGTTACCTGGAAAAAAGAAAAGGGATATGAAGTTAATGTTGTAAATACATCTCAAACGGGTGGAACATCCAATCAAGCAATTCATAATTATATTCAAACCCAATATGATAATCCTGCCTTGCGTCCAGATTATATAATTTTGTTAGGTGATACTTCAGGCAGTTATTCTATTCCTACATATACAGAACAATGGTCTTCCTACTCTGGTAAAGGTGATTATCCATATACTTTTTTAGCTGGCAATGACTATCTGGGAGATGCTTTCATCGGTAGAATTTCGGCAGAAAATGTCAGCCAATTGGATGTGCTTTTAGCCAAGATTTATGCCGTGGAAAAGAATATCAATGTTACGGGCACCGCTGCATCCTGGCTAAACAGAATGTTATTAGTTGGAGATACCACTTCCAGTGGGATTTCTACGATTTATGTGAACAAAGCTATTAAAGAAATGGCAAAAAGAACTAATTCAGATTATACTTTCCTGGAAGATTATACCGGTGGTTTTCCTTCTTATATTAATAGCGGCATTAACCAAGGTGTATCCTTTTTCAATTATCGTGGTTATATTAGTATGAGCGGATGGAATCCTTCCAGTAGTTTGATAAATGGAAACAAACTACCTCATGCTACTATATTAACCTGCGGCACTGGAAATTTTGAAAGCACTGCAACTACTGAAGAATTTATCCGTTTAGGAACTTCTGCTGCACCTGCAGGTGCAATTACTGCGATTGGGATGTCCACAAGTGGAACTCATACAACCTTTAACAATTGCTTGAATGCCGGAGTTTATGATGGAATTTTCACTTATGGTATGCATAGCATGGGAGAAGCATTGCTAAATGCCAAGCTTTATCTAAAACAGATATATGGTTCAGTCCATGATAATGAAGCCAATTATTTCTCTCATTGGTGTAATTTGATGGGTGATCCTACAGTGGAGGTCTTCACTAAAATTCCAGACCAGTTTAGTATAAATTGTGAAGATGTTCTTCCCTGTGGAAGCAATTTATTGGATGTGGCAATAAATAATGTATCCGGAACGGCTGTGGAAGGAGCAACCGTAACTCTGTATAGTGCAGCACAAAATTCAATTGTCGGTATGGGCTATACGGACGCAGAGGGTAATGTAACTATTAATATTTCGGGCGGGATATTGAATGAGCTTATTTTAACCGTTTCCAAGCATAATTTCAAGCCCCAGCAAAAGATTGTGGCTGTAGATGGAGGCGGTTCTCTGGTTTATTTAAATAAGCTAATCGTTGACGATGGATCTTCAGGAAGTAGTGGAAATGGAGATAGTTTTGCCGAAGCGGGAGAAACCATAGCTGTTAATTTGGAGATAAAAAATACTACCGCTGCAACCATAGCTGCCACGACTGCTACAATTACTTCAACTGATCCATATATTACTATTTTGAACGGGCAGACGAGTTTTAATCAAGTGGACGCCAATGCTTCAGTTTGGTCAAATTCTCTCTTTACTTTCAGCATACTCCCCAATTTACCTTCGCAGCAAAATATTCGCTTTTCCATAGAATTGTCCACCGCCGATAGTTCTTCCTATAATTTTGATTTTCATTTAAGTGCATATAATGCTTCTTTGGTGGCGCAAAGTTATACTATATCCGCAGGTGGCAATAATATTCTTGATCCGGGGGAAAACGGTCTATTGGATGTAATAATAAAGAATAATTCCGTTTCTCCCGTTACTGATGTATCTGCAGAGTTAATCTCTTTAAACGATTTGGTTTCAATAACAGATGGCAATTCTTATGTGGGTTCCATTGCAGGAAACAGCATTGGCAGCACTATAGAAGGTTTCCAAATTTATGCTCGACCAATATTGATACCAGGAATGCAGATTCCTATGCGTTTGCATCTGTATAATGATTTAGGTTTTGATCAGTTTACTGAATTCAACATTGAAATTGGTCAGGTTAATATGCATACTCCTTTAGGCCCAGACGCTTATGGCTATTTTATTTATGATCCTACGGACATAGCGTTTACAGATTGTCCGAGTTATGATTGGACAGAGATAAATCCGTCTATGGGAGGATCGGGAACTTTGATAACTGGTTTATCTGATCCAGGTGTTTCAGGTGATGAAGGAGATCAAGTTGGAGCCGATGCTTTAGAAACTATCAGTTTGCCTTTCACTTTTCCTTTCTATGGAATTGACTACAATCAAATAACTGTTTGTGTAAACGGTTTTATCACTTTTGGAATAACCGAAAATGCAGAATTTCGTAATAGTCATCTTCCGGGAGGATATGGTCCGGCTCCAATGCTTGCACCTTTTTGGGATGATTTATGTTTAATTAGTGATGCCGGTATCTATAAATATTACGATTCGAACTCTCACCTATTTATTATAGAGTATTACAAAATGCGTAATGGTTATGATCGCAATACCCTGGAAACTTTCCAAGTTATATTCTATGATCCTGTTTTCTATCCTACTTCTTTAGGTGACGGAATGGTAAAATTTCAATATCAGGATTTTAACAATGTTGATGTAGGGCAGGCAGGATATTCTCCCGCGCATGGTAATTATTGTTCCATAGGCATAAAAGATCATACTAACGCGGTAGGATTGGAATATTCTTATAATAATCAATATCCCAAT
Protein-coding sequences here:
- a CDS encoding C25 family cysteine peptidase, with translation MKATKLVMLILTCMVGILFAESVATDVNPLKVVAQNSTQIKLQLQVPELQIDNLGNSGYKILSMQGASSTAETGYPELPMFSAWVAIPPKGDIEVKVTAGEMISRKGIKPKPVFADKEQETALEHNRTAYKSSSLYPQSNYSYSQPQILRDFRVVQISLNPIQYIAANEEIKICKNMEVEISIKDRPGINEIPAYNGYSYAFTNIYESMISNFAYYRNAVMAPQPARILLIYGNNTDSIFLAKLNEYVTWKKEKGYEVNVVNTSQTGGTSNQAIHNYIQTQYDNPALRPDYIILLGDTSGSYSIPTYTEQWSSYSGKGDYPYTFLAGNDYLGDAFIGRISAENVSQLDVLLAKIYAVEKNINVTGTAASWLNRMLLVGDTTSSGISTIYVNKAIKEMAKRTNSDYTFLEDYTGGFPSYINSGINQGVSFFNYRGYISMSGWNPSSSLINGNKLPHATILTCGTGNFESTATTEEFIRLGTSAAPAGAITAIGMSTSGTHTTFNNCLNAGVYDGIFTYGMHSMGEALLNAKLYLKQIYGSVHDNEANYFSHWCNLMGDPTVEVFTKIPDQFSINCEDVLPCGSNLLDVAINNVSGTAVEGATVTLYSAAQNSIVGMGYTDAEGNVTINISGGILNELILTVSKHNFKPQQKIVAVDGGGSLVYLNKLIVDDGSSGSSGNGDSFAEAGETIAVNLEIKNTTAATIAATTATITSTDPYITILNGQTSFNQVDANASVWSNSLFTFSILPNLPSQQNIRFSIELSTADSSSYNFDFHLSAYNASLVAQSYTISAGGNNILDPGENGLLDVIIKNNSVSPVTDVSAELISLNDLVSITDGNSYVGSIAGNSIGSTIEGFQIYARPILIPGMQIPMRLHLYNDLGFDQFTEFNIEIGQVNMHTPLGPDAYGYFIYDPTDIAFTDCPSYDWTEINPSMGGSGTLITGLSDPGVSGDEGDQVGADALETISLPFTFPFYGIDYNQITVCVNGFITFGITENAEFRNSHLPGGYGPAPMLAPFWDDLCLISDAGIYKYYDSNSHLFIIEYYKMRNGYDRNTLETFQVIFYDPVFYPTSLGDGMVKFQYQDFNNVDVGQAGYSPAHGNYCSIGIKDHTNAVGLEYSYNNQYPNASAPITDQFALLITTAPVLHSNPFIVFNNLIIDDPNSNQIAEPGETLGLGIKLMNIGLQTACQVQLTASCVSSYGSLLVNSSAYNNIPGDSIAVNRTPLSLIINQDCPDGAVITMNIHISVVGYYWDYSVDIIVHRPAVQFCKIYMNDSMYGNNNGLVEPGETIDLVVNMENNSTVAAHNITCTLTSISGYVNIQNSTCILPSIAPDEINQAIYRLVISPDVMVGNNLTLYLNFMGDQIPIQTEPIILSVGTTGMNANFENNNGNFVPNPSTNGWEWGISTVVGAHSGTKVWGTRLESDYPANANYTLTTPSVYIGTDFMLEFWHFYSTEAGYDGGNVKISTNNGSSWTLITPEGNYPTSNVSSLGTAGYAGNSGGWVLARFSLANYSNQTVQFRFTFNSDSSLTGPGWFIDDVRTTGYVEFVGKISGTITSSNANINYDGVRVKNSSLWTTHPDADGYYAIYLPVGSQTLWAEADGYKNSDVAEFVLTANSPILQQNFYLGYFSPVIGLSYSVVDSIFTLIWNPPTEPEFPVLNYQIYRKIDAGNFEAIASTTESEYTETLKNLGSEYYYYVVCLYADGNSVPSDILHYHYIVETNESVNPVLVTKLLNNYPNPFNPETVIRFTLKESALAKICIYNIKGQVVKELLDEKLASGLHQISWNGKDANNRDVASGMYFYRLESGNYSCVKKMLLLK